The DNA region TAAGCCTGACAAACCTATTTAAATATCAGCCCAGTTCCTCTTACTTACACAGTCTTCCCTTTCCAAGCCTTGCTTTTTTTTCCTATAGCCtactcacttttatttatttggttcacTAATGAACCCCACATGCCAAGACCAATGCCTGTCCTATAGTTGATGCCACTTACCAAGTATTACAGATTCTCTAGGCTTAAATCTCTAGGGTGTGTCTCTGAAGTATAAATCTGATCTTCCTGCTTTCTTAAAACTCTTCAGCACCTCCTCCATGGCCCTCAGGATTAAGTTATGCATTTAACATGAATTTCAAGTCTCTTCCTTATCTGACCTCTACTTCTCCAGCCTTCTATCTCTTGCAACTCTCCTTTCTTGTactctcccccaccaccaccaccattgattattagagagggtggaagggaggggggagagacagagaaatatcggtatcaattggttgcctcccacatgtgccctgaccagagccagggattgagcctgcaaccgaggtacatgcccttgactggaatcgaacacaggacccctcagtctgagggccactgctctatccactgagccaaaccggctaggattCTTGCACTCTTAAGTTCAGCAGTTTTGTGCATCTTAAGTATAAGCCAATGGAATTCAATTTTTTGAATTCTTTGAATGGGTCTTTTTTTCCTCCAGGCTGTTATACTTTGTTGTAATACTTTTCCTTATCCCTTTTATAGCTCAGCTTCAATGTCACTTGCACTAATTTGAGGAATAGATGGCCCTCTGGTGTACATACCCTATCACAGCACTTatgatactactagaggcccagtgtacaaaattcgtgcacaggtaggaaccctagcggctgctggctgccagccagggccttctttTGTTCCGTGTCACCCCCTTGgtgatcagcacatgtcatagtaaGCGATTGAACTCCaggtcagtcgaactcccgaggggacgcTTTgcataggcttttatatgtatagatatattttaatcattGCTTTAATTGCTTTTTAGTATCTCCCATTAGATTTTGAGTTCTTGGAAGACAAGAACCACTGTATGACCTTAAATGTCTCTCATATTCATCCCCTTCTTTATGTCTATCCTAGTTCAGGCCCTCATTATCTCTAACTTGGACAACTTCAGGAGTCTATTAACTGGTCTCCCTACCCCTGATCTAGCTTTTCTTTAATTCATACTCAACACTGCTGGCAGTGGTAGTTCTGTTTAATGCCTGACTTATCTCCTGCCTGCTTAAAACACTTCAATAAATCGCAGCTGCTTTGAGAAAAAGTCCAAATGTTTTAGGATCACATGAatttgcctcctccctccctctattcCCTTACTGCTTTGTACCTAGTAGGCACTCCATAAATACTGGTTGAGTGAATGAGGGACTATATCAAACTCAGTCAAACAGAACCAAGAACAAGGGTTTAACCAAAGAAGGGACTTCCTATGGCAATGTAGCCACAGACGTCAGTGGAGCCAAAAGACTTGAAGTGTAACTATCCCTGGGGAGGGAGTCTCCAAAACATGCCTTACTTTTAGATGACTCCTTGTCTTTTTATGTCTGGAATATGCTACTCCCATCCACTTGGTAAACACCAACAGATTTCAAGATAGTTCAAGTATCTCTCCCTCTATTAAACTAGCCTGACCTCTCTGGTGTAAATTGGCCCAACTTTTCTGTAGCataatttatcaaaatatatCAAGAGTGATGAAAATCTGAAACTCCTTAACTTGGGAATTGTGTTTCTAGGACATTACCTAACTACAAAAGACTTTGGCCTACTTTTGGACTTTAATAATTCATTCTATCTTGGACCTAAAGAAAAATTATGGCTATCCTAAGAAACAGAATTGGGACAGGATGGTTTCTTTATGACCATAACTAGTCAAAATACTTCATTGGTGTAGCTAGTATTTTCAGCCCTTTGCCACCTAATATTTAATGAgcactgctaaaaaaaaaaaatatatagtgtcCAAACATAATAAAACTAGACggctggtgcacagattcatgtaccggtggggtccctcggcctggcctgcaaggatcagaccaaaaccggctctctgacatcccccgatgggtcccagattgtgagagggcagttcttgggtgatgcaccccagaatcaggctccctcttctctggttctgggtgcatcatccaagaaccacagctgccaagtcactgtggctcagcagctcctgcattgagcgtctgccccctgttggtcattgcgtgtcatagctactggccaatGGGGGGGTCGGccggtcccttaggcttttatatatttagattgttCCTGCTAATCAGATTGCCTTTCCCTTTGACCTCAGGGGGTCCGTCCTAATCTAATATTGATCTGAATGAGTTATGTTGCCAGTAAATCAGTCAAATAAAGTATTATAATAGCATAAAGCTTTCCACAGAGATGTTCATAAATACATTGCTGATAAcagaaaaactagaaacaacctaaattaCAAACTAAGATTGAGTAAACTATGATATATctgacaatggaatattacacaacATTAAAGCTGATGTGAAAACAGATTTAACATTGAATGAAATAATAGTACCGTTCCACTTCTAtggagaaaagtgtgtgtgtttacacatgCACAGAGAAAAATGAGTACACACCAAATTGTAAATTGTGATTATCTCCAGGTGGTAGTATGGAGTCTTTTAGTTTGCTCTTTTTACTTAACTATAATATTCTCATTTTTCTCAATGAacttataaattcaaaataactggtttggctttgagattattatatatttgaaaatttattgTTTGCAAAATCTGTGCCCCTATGCCATTTCAACGGAAATGATTTGAGGtttgtcttcatttatttctagGTCTCTCTTGTCGAATTGCTAAAGACAAATGGTAAAGCTAAAAGGCAAGAAAAGCAACTGTCCTGGATAGAGAATTAGATAAGTTTGGATTAAataaccaagaaagaaaaacagttttcCTTTTCTCAACCAATTAATTTGTTTGTCTCCCATCTTTAAAAGCATGCTGATCCCATTTTCAAAAAACTGCTTACAGTTATTTTGTAACTTCAAGGTCCCAGCAACTGGCTTTAAAAACACAGTGAAAAGAGGGCTCATTTTACAGTCAGTTTCCAATGATGTTTACCAAAATCTGGCTCTGGAAGACTGGATCCATGACCATGTGAACCTAGAAAGCAAGCCGATTCTGTTATTTTGGAGAAATTCCCCCTCTGTTGTCATTGGTAGGCATCAAAATCCTTGGCAGGAATGTAACCTGAATCTGATGAGAGAAAAAGGTGTAAAACTGGCTCGGAGAAGAAGTGGAGGAGGCACAGTTTACCATGATATGGGCAATATCAATTTGACTTTTTTTACAACCAAAAAAATGTACAATAGGATGGAAAATCTAAAGTTAGTTGTGAGAGCTCTGAACGCTGTCCAACCCCAGCTGGATGTGCAGCCTACCAAAAGGTTTGACCTTTTACTTGATGGACAGTTTAAAATCTCAGGAACAGCTTCGAAGATTGGCCGGACGACTGCTTATCACCATTGCACTTTGTTATATAGTATTGATGAGACCCTCTTGTCGTCTTTGCTCAAGAGCCCTTACCAAGGGATCAAGAGCAATGCAACTGCTAGCATACCTTCCGTAGTAAAAAGTCTGTTGGAAAAAGACCCCACTCTGACCTGTGAAATACTGACAGATGCTATTGCGGCAGAGTATGCTGCTTGTCATCACATTGAGAATCACATCACCTTGATAAACCCAGCAGATGAGACACGATTTCCTGGAATAAATAGCAAAGCCAAAGAACTACAAACTTGGGAATGGATCTACGGCACAACTCCGAAATTCAGTATAATAACTTCCTTTAATGTGTTACATGAACAGTCACTCTTGGAAATTAAGGTACTCATAGATGTAAAGAAGGGGAGAATTGAAATCTGTAACATTGAAGCCCCTGATCATTGGTTGCCACGGAAATTATGTGACAAATTAAATTCAACTTTTATTGGCAGTAAGTTCTGCCCAATTGAAACTACTATGCTAACAAATGTCTTACATGAAACATGTCCGGAAGACGATGAAGTACACAGTAAATGGAATATTGTCTGTGACAAAATTAAGGGAATAATGTGATTGCAAGTAAAGTTAATATTGGCAGGTtcagtgagaaaataaatattttcaatgtgCATTATGTGTCTCTTAAAACTAAAAGGGTCTAGTCTCTCTGAGTAACTTCTCCCCATTTGTGTCTATCCCCTATCCTTGTCCATATTTCCTAGTGACCTCCAGGATACTCTGTCTCTTTCTGCACTGATTTTAATACCTGGCATGCATTTATATTTTAGCTCCTGCTTGTTACCATCTTGGGAATGTTTACCATATCGGACACTCTGaccttaattatttttcttacttcTGGGGAATACAGCACAGGCTTCTTGCCACCTCTGATACCTTAAACTCTAAAATTCTCCCTTTTAGTTACATCTTATCCTTCCATCCTCTCCCATTAAATCAAGCCTGTTTTAAATTCcaacaattgattttttttttactcctatGCCGAAATGGGAAGAAAATTCACATGAACCCAATTCATATTTAGTTTtcaatttgtgtttctttttttctgtggtgTCAGATTCAACTCATCCGATGACTCCCTATCATTTTTCAGAGGCATTATTCCTAAATGTTTTCACTCTACTTGAGCTCAGAATTCCACTACTCTTAATCTTGTCACAAACCTTGACTCATGATGTGATAGCAGAGGTCTTCAGAAATGAGTGCCTTTAGTCCCCCATGTTGTCTATTTCAATATTTCTCATTTCATCCAATCTCAGAGAAAGACCTCCTTTTCCTTAAACCTAACCCCTCTAACTGTACCCTAGATTTTGTCCTCTCCAGCCTACTTGGGCCTTGTACTatcaaatatttctctcttttttttggtattttctcGCGGCTTTCACTGGATCCTTACCCATAGTGAATGAACACAACTCTCTTGCTCTATTTCTTCATTACCAAACTTCTAGAAAGAGTAACATCActtccctggccaggtagctcagttggttagagctgtCCCTATATGccaagtttgtgggtttgatccctggccagggaacatacaagaatcgaccaatgaatgcataaataagtgggaagtGTGCCTGAATGAAGAACCAAGCCCTATATaagccagaccccaacagcagtTCAGCAAGCCACCTTCCTCATTAGTGTGTGCTTCCTTGACGCATcaagctccctccctctcccctttccctccacctTGTTTTCAGTAAACCTCTTTTTTGGAATATTTCACCTCCTCTCTTGATTTCCATCTTGGGAGAAGAGGGGGTACAAGAACCCCTTCACCAGTGACACATAATAAAGTTGGGCAAAACTAATTTGAGCATGTTCAGGTTCAGCACTATCAGTACCTGAACCTGAAAACATCAAAGAACATCAGGaacttttcttgttcttttatgCCAACTCAATCCTGCGCCTGCTGGCTCACATGGGTAAAGCAAACCTGGCATCTAAAGACACCCAGGGCTACTATGCTCAACCTTAGTaccatggctcctcccccctgGCTGTGGGCTTCCACACTAATTTTGAATATAATCTTCAATTTTTCTCCTGATGTTTCTATGAGCACTCTTTAACACCAGTACTTCTATTTCTCTCTGTAGACTCTGGGTTAACTTAGTCTTTACTAGTAAGCTTCTGGACTGCCCATTGCTTCTACCTGTACCCACTCTCCTAGTCTAACTCCATATaacctaatttttttctttttttttttttaaagaggatgctttttaaaatatatatattttttattgatttcagagaggaaaggagagacaatcaatgatgagaattattgattggctgcctcgtgcatgccccccactggggataaagcccacaacctgggcatctgcccttaaccagaatcaaaaccaggacctttcagtccacaggccaatactctatccactgagccaaaccagctagggccatacaACCTAGTCTTTGTTCCCAACCAGTCAACTGGCATCTTGATGGAAGAGCTTACCCAGAACAATTGATTCTAAATTGCAAATCTTTATAAATGTGCCAGCTGCAAAATGTATCTGGATAACTAAATAAGTGGATTTGCCTTTATGGAGTTAGGTAATGGTGGATAAGTAAATATTGGTGAGTGTCTGCCAAAGacatttaattttaacaaaattagcaTTGTACTTTTTTTCCTGGATATTAAACCCACAAGCCCATCTGTCTCTTAAGAGTACTCTTATCCATATTTTTTCCTCCTGGACTCTAAATTCCCAGGGGCAATATAACATCCAGTTCATCTTTATGACAGGTACTCATTATTTGTTGATTCACTCTCCAACACCCAAGTAGTAGAAAAGCtggtaaaatgtttaaattaactGTATGACTTAAAACACTGTAAATCTAAGTAATGTATTTACAAAGATATTTAAGATGGGTCACAACTGAATAATGAATCCATAAATTAGTAGGAATGTACaagtttattattaaattcacattttatagGAATAATATGTCCAAAGTATAAAAAACTAATATTcacttaaaatagaaatatacactGTAAATTAAGCTACTGCCCATCATATTTTTTTCATGTGCCTGTTATGAAAAATGTCCACTGTTGTTTCATGACATGGTCttaaatcaaaatcacaatatcCAAGGGAAAAACGACcctaagaagagaagaaaagaattttttaacAAAGAACCAAAGCCATGCTAAAATGATACAAAAAGAGTGCTACCTACCCATAAGGCTATATCCTACCTGTGGTTTCTTAAAATAATCCAGTCCCCTTCCAATCTTAATCATCCATCCATTGTTGAACCTATTGAAATAAGTATATAGTATAATATTCCAGAAAGTTATGCCAGACAATTATCAAAGCTGTAGGGTATGAAGTATCAGCAAATCTCCCCCTAAAAGAAAACCATTTCCTCCAGTAGCATGAGTTGAACCAAacctggtgccggggtccaaccccagcgggtccaggggtccccaaaggcgtagacggagtcggcgaagaaggaatgacacggagacagcgttcagttgatcagcagcctagccaggatctctagcccggatctccagccaagttctggtctggatctccagagagtttctgcttaggatctccagtcaggttctgtagccatgttccctcgctaggttctccagccaggttctgtctgagatgtccagccatgttcggtcaccaagttctagtcaggttctcttgccatatttctgtagtcaggttcagtccaggatcttttgccatgttctctccagcgaagtccttctgtttctagagaacgttctgtgtaggttctgtgcctaggctctgtctctcttagtcctgtcttccaagccctgtctctgaagttctgtcttctaagttctgtgtcttgctgtcttgttacatctgtatttataccagttgattcaatcctatcaatctctattacaaaggttagggcgtttcttatctccattccagggagtaaagattatgtagcttaagcatgattgttcatagttaaagtgattagttacccgcctggcacttagttgaggggttttattccctccctaacttcaggggaaaatccctacctggggattcaacctttctcggagaggtgaccttggttaaaacacagcgccaagaaggtgagcaaacatattaagaaccgtatgccatatatgccaggtccct from Myotis daubentonii chromosome 18, mMyoDau2.1, whole genome shotgun sequence includes:
- the LIPT1 gene encoding lipoyltransferase 1, mitochondrial, with product MLIPFSKNCLQLFCNFKVPATGFKNTVKRGLILQSVSNDVYQNLALEDWIHDHVNLESKPILLFWRNSPSVVIGRHQNPWQECNLNLMREKGVKLARRRSGGGTVYHDMGNINLTFFTTKKMYNRMENLKLVVRALNAVQPQLDVQPTKRFDLLLDGQFKISGTASKIGRTTAYHHCTLLYSIDETLLSSLLKSPYQGIKSNATASIPSVVKSLLEKDPTLTCEILTDAIAAEYAACHHIENHITLINPADETRFPGINSKAKELQTWEWIYGTTPKFSIITSFNVLHEQSLLEIKVLIDVKKGRIEICNIEAPDHWLPRKLCDKLNSTFIGSKFCPIETTMLTNVLHETCPEDDEVHSKWNIVCDKIKGIM